Proteins from a single region of Nocardiopsis dassonvillei subsp. dassonvillei DSM 43111:
- a CDS encoding MFS transporter — translation MVALSGASALSTLAALPVLLADGGHPGSAAAPAVTAFAAGSGLGRLAAGTAAERAGRRRTLTALLGAGALAQAGLAAAVPAGQSAALVLLALTAGACTGSCYPLTRAITEGHFGPRWTADIHGLVYSSKAVGGLLGVGGTALFLALAPTSAWPAGLAASGVLCGAAAVLSALLRRPLPIRTTPAPHGVWTATRHRAPM, via the coding sequence GTGGTCGCGCTGTCCGGGGCGAGCGCGCTGTCCACCCTCGCCGCGCTGCCCGTCCTCCTGGCGGACGGCGGCCACCCGGGCTCGGCGGCCGCCCCGGCCGTGACGGCCTTCGCCGCGGGCAGCGGCCTGGGACGGCTGGCCGCGGGCACCGCGGCCGAGCGGGCCGGCCGCAGGCGCACCCTCACCGCGCTACTGGGGGCGGGGGCGCTCGCCCAGGCGGGACTGGCCGCCGCCGTCCCGGCCGGGCAGAGCGCCGCGCTGGTGCTCCTCGCGCTGACGGCGGGCGCGTGCACCGGTTCGTGCTACCCGCTGACCCGGGCGATCACCGAGGGCCACTTCGGGCCGCGTTGGACGGCCGACATCCACGGCCTGGTCTACAGCTCCAAGGCGGTCGGCGGCCTGCTCGGCGTCGGCGGGACCGCGCTGTTCCTGGCCCTGGCGCCGACCTCCGCGTGGCCCGCGGGCCTGGCCGCGTCCGGCGTGCTCTGCGGCGCGGCGGCCGTTCTGTCGGCCCTGCTCAGGCGCCCGCTTCCGATCCGGACCACACCCGCCCCACACGGGGTCTGGACAGCGACGCGGCACCGTGCTCCAATGTGA
- a CDS encoding thiamine pyrophosphate-binding protein has product MADKATSESTSSEKTTISGGHLVAKALKAEGIDVIFTLCGGHIIDIYDGCADEGIDVVDVRHEQVAAHAADGYARVTGKPGCAVVTAGPGTTDAVTGIANAYRAESPMLVIGGQGALSQHKMGSLQDLPHVDMINPISKFAATVPHTERVADLVSMAFREANSGAPGPAFLEIPRDVLDAEVPVERARVPAKGRYRASTRQAGDPAAIERLADLIVRSEKPSILLGNQVWTTRATQSATDLVRALNIPAYMNGAGRGTLPPGDPHHFQLSRRYAFTNSDLIIIVGTPFDFRMGYGKRLSPTATVVQIDLNYATVGKNRDVDLGLVGDADVILSSVLQATSGYGDNGAQSRKTWLEELRTQEQAALDKRAHLLTSDSTPIHPYRLVSEINQFLTEDSIYVGDGGDIVTFSGQVVQPKSPGHWMDPGPLGTLGVGVPFVMAAKYARPDKEVVALFGDGAFSLTGWDFETLVRFDLPFVGIVGNNSSMNQIRYGQIAKYGADRGEIGNTLGDVNYAEFARMLGGHGEEVRDPADIAPALRRARESGKPSLINVWIDPEVYAPGTMNQTMYK; this is encoded by the coding sequence ATGGCCGACAAGGCAACCAGCGAGTCCACCAGCAGCGAGAAGACCACGATCTCCGGCGGCCACCTGGTCGCCAAGGCCCTCAAGGCCGAGGGGATCGACGTCATCTTCACGCTCTGCGGCGGACACATCATCGACATCTACGACGGATGCGCGGACGAGGGCATCGACGTGGTCGACGTGCGGCACGAGCAGGTCGCCGCGCACGCCGCCGACGGCTACGCCCGCGTCACCGGCAAGCCCGGGTGCGCCGTCGTGACCGCCGGACCGGGGACCACCGACGCGGTCACCGGCATCGCCAACGCCTACCGCGCGGAGAGCCCGATGCTGGTCATCGGCGGCCAGGGCGCCCTGAGCCAGCACAAGATGGGCTCGCTCCAGGACCTGCCGCACGTGGACATGATCAACCCGATCTCCAAGTTCGCCGCCACCGTGCCCCACACCGAGCGGGTCGCCGACCTGGTCTCGATGGCCTTCCGCGAGGCCAACAGCGGCGCCCCCGGCCCGGCCTTCCTGGAGATCCCCCGGGACGTCCTGGACGCCGAGGTGCCCGTGGAGCGGGCCCGCGTCCCCGCCAAGGGCCGCTACCGCGCCTCCACCCGGCAGGCGGGCGACCCCGCCGCGATCGAGCGGCTCGCCGACCTGATCGTGCGCTCCGAGAAGCCCAGCATCCTGCTCGGCAACCAGGTGTGGACCACCCGGGCCACGCAGTCCGCCACCGACCTGGTGCGCGCGCTCAACATCCCCGCCTACATGAACGGCGCGGGCCGGGGCACCCTGCCGCCCGGGGACCCGCACCACTTCCAGCTCTCCCGGCGCTACGCCTTCACCAACTCCGACCTGATCATCATCGTCGGCACCCCCTTCGACTTCCGGATGGGCTACGGCAAGCGCCTCTCGCCCACCGCCACGGTGGTGCAGATCGACCTCAACTACGCCACCGTCGGCAAGAACCGCGACGTGGACCTGGGGCTGGTCGGGGACGCCGACGTGATCCTGTCCTCGGTGCTCCAGGCGACCTCGGGCTACGGGGACAACGGCGCCCAGAGCCGCAAGACCTGGCTGGAGGAGCTGCGCACCCAGGAGCAGGCCGCGCTGGACAAGCGGGCGCACCTGCTCACCTCCGACTCCACGCCCATCCACCCCTACCGGCTGGTCAGCGAGATCAACCAGTTCCTCACCGAGGACTCCATCTACGTCGGCGACGGCGGCGACATCGTCACCTTCTCCGGCCAGGTGGTCCAGCCCAAGTCGCCGGGCCACTGGATGGACCCCGGGCCCCTCGGCACGCTGGGCGTGGGCGTCCCGTTCGTGATGGCGGCCAAGTACGCCCGCCCGGACAAGGAGGTGGTGGCCCTCTTCGGCGACGGCGCGTTCAGCCTGACCGGCTGGGACTTCGAGACCCTGGTCCGGTTCGACCTGCCCTTCGTCGGCATCGTGGGCAACAACTCCTCGATGAACCAGATCCGCTACGGCCAGATCGCCAAGTACGGCGCGGACCGGGGCGAGATCGGCAACACCCTGGGCGACGTCAACTACGCCGAGTTCGCCCGGATGCTGGGCGGCCACGGCGAGGAGGTCCGGGACCCGGCCGACATCGCCCCGGCGCTGCGCCGCGCCCGCGAGTCCGGCAAGCCCTCGCTGATCAACGTCTGGATCGACCCCGAGGTCTACGCCCCGGGAACGATGAACCAGACCATGTACAAGTAG
- the frc gene encoding formyl-CoA transferase produces MGKALDGVRVLDMTHVQSGPSATQILAWMGADVVKVEAVTGDITRRQLRDKPGVDSLYFTMLNSNKRSVTLNTKSPRGKEIFLDLVRRSDVLVENFAPGALDRMGFTWEVLAEANPRLVYASIKGFGPGAYADFKAYEVIAQAMGGSMSTTGFEDGPPLATGAQIGDSGTGMHTVAGILAALYQRTTTGRGQRVQVAMQDAVLNLCRVKLRDQQRLAHGPLAEYPNDDFGDEVPRSGNASGGGQPGWAVRTSPGGPNDYVYVIVQPTGWEPITRLIGRPELAEDPEWATPEARLDKLDKMFALIEEWASQLPKWDVLAALNAHNIPCGPIMSTREIIDDPTLRANGVVTTVEHPERGSYDTVSSPIRLSDSPVDVVRSPLLGEHNAEVYGGELGLSDEDLAELASNGVI; encoded by the coding sequence ATGGGCAAGGCACTCGACGGGGTCCGCGTCCTGGACATGACCCACGTCCAGTCGGGCCCGTCGGCGACGCAGATACTCGCCTGGATGGGCGCCGACGTGGTCAAGGTGGAGGCGGTCACGGGTGACATCACCCGGCGCCAGCTCCGGGACAAGCCCGGTGTGGACAGCCTCTACTTCACGATGCTCAACTCCAACAAGCGCAGCGTCACCCTCAACACCAAGAGCCCCAGGGGCAAGGAGATCTTCCTGGACCTGGTGCGCCGCAGCGACGTGCTGGTGGAGAACTTCGCCCCCGGCGCGCTGGACCGCATGGGCTTCACCTGGGAGGTGCTCGCCGAGGCCAACCCGCGGCTGGTCTACGCCTCCATCAAGGGGTTCGGCCCCGGCGCCTACGCCGACTTCAAGGCCTACGAGGTGATCGCCCAGGCGATGGGCGGCTCCATGAGCACCACCGGGTTCGAGGACGGCCCGCCGCTGGCGACGGGCGCCCAGATCGGTGACTCGGGCACAGGGATGCATACAGTAGCCGGTATCCTCGCCGCGCTGTACCAGCGCACCACCACCGGCCGGGGCCAGCGCGTCCAGGTCGCCATGCAGGACGCGGTGCTCAACCTGTGCCGGGTCAAGCTGCGCGACCAGCAGCGCCTGGCGCACGGACCGCTGGCGGAGTACCCCAACGACGACTTCGGCGACGAGGTCCCCCGCTCCGGCAACGCCTCCGGCGGCGGCCAGCCCGGCTGGGCCGTGCGCACCTCCCCCGGCGGCCCCAACGACTACGTGTACGTCATCGTCCAGCCCACCGGCTGGGAGCCCATCACGCGGCTCATCGGCCGCCCAGAACTGGCCGAGGACCCCGAGTGGGCCACCCCCGAGGCCCGGCTGGACAAGCTCGACAAGATGTTCGCCCTCATCGAGGAGTGGGCCAGCCAGCTCCCCAAGTGGGACGTGCTGGCCGCGCTGAACGCGCACAACATCCCCTGCGGGCCGATCATGTCCACCCGCGAGATCATCGACGACCCCACCCTGCGGGCCAACGGGGTCGTCACCACCGTCGAGCACCCCGAGCGGGGCTCCTACGACACGGTCTCCTCGCCGATCCGGCTCTCGGACTCACCGGTGGACGTCGTCCGCTCCCCGCTGCTCGGCGAGCACAACGCCGAGGTCTACGGCGGCGAGCTGGGGCTGTCCGACGAGGACCTGGCCGAACTCGCATCGAACGGAGTGATCTGA